In Oncorhynchus mykiss isolate Arlee chromosome 1, USDA_OmykA_1.1, whole genome shotgun sequence, the following proteins share a genomic window:
- the LOC110521853 gene encoding cadherin-related family member 5-like isoform X1 — translation MALMLPHLSFSVPGQGLWCERLGLGPEHGAVLRKVLDPRLGAVIKTWCWIEAVMMQPQRPCLSRWRVLLWSTLLLLSPLRVTGHPYTIVEDGLPWEAGSGDQTVRRENWNPCLEGQDVFSTVRENSMMGELIIELNTELTANDVVWSLTGEDADWFFLEGRSIRLKAPLDRVLDREVQGPVLMAALTCFEEDIVQSEYRIMVEILNENDNTPEFVESTIQPRNISELAEVNTVVFTVQATDADDDTIMYSIDQTSPDAAYFRVDLPNSGEVILAKPLDYETKTQLEITISALEINTAEKFNTSAILIVNILDRDDQYPHFLPCTPISNDQSNRVCTNPIYMVNITEGEQDILLDFSPGPINAVDGDRGLRTPLSYSILSGADSGHFVMDELTGEVRLTRGVENRLQTPTLHLQVMAYQRNDPRKYSVATVVVRVVAVNHFPPQFSWPEYRGFVIEGDSPASLVNTYGNTVLLIQTQDRDFSDGINPNMHYSLRSSSNHTQFYHITQEGLLIARTNQLWPSQTHSLKVVAVDLESGEMDTALIKVEVLFEGQTVPQGQLGDGLLPGSCAVGKAMGMVILGLTLLGCTLYALQHVLQTYRGLKDPEDRGCIAQGKHPNVRLQCFQLVSHSSPMPVLDEVKFKKEGLSSSTSKLLGSQSIYSPADFNSSPLNALPIAIPSTTYIQPILPSTTPTDPSHCPASPNSSHTPATTTTPELLTTSTQPLANSSFNTPTLPTPTPNLMDEPLSADRFSHTHPFPIAEEVGTPTQVEETPKDTHPPTSPTQQQVHTPLPPPIPINSPPHATPPPTSITTPLPLSPAADPIHTPECTGDTHTPLLTPPCPEQDSVGTPPPKPTTGQAHIPVLTTPTPEQVGPPGYPEKCKLSTHSPEIASIGDDDSFLGDEEAIRTSDDDEDEELVRLCFRVQPTFLITDYDNDITTEIPPSSGEDEGTENGEGVERAMELMEGDKGGVERGSDYMEGKGGHLESEAESLKQGSQSSQPCNTEQEVSVGQSKER, via the exons ATGGCTCTTATGTTACCACACTTATCGTTCTCTGTTCCAGGCCAGGGGTTGTGGTGTGAGAGGCTGGGACTGGGCCCGGAGCATGGAGCTGTGCTAAGGAAGGTTCTAGATCCAAGGCTAGGGGCTGTGATTAAGACCTGGTGTTGGATTGAGGCTGTAATGATGCAGCCACAGAGGCCTTGTCTGTCCAGGTGGAGGGTCCTGCTCTGGTCCACACTACTCCTCCTCAGTCCCCTCAGAGTCACAG GGCATCCCTATACAATTGTAGAAGATGGCTTGCCTTGGGAGGCCGGGAGTGGTGACCAAACTGTGAGACGAGAAAATT GGAATCCATGTCTGGAGGGCCAGGATGTGTTTTCCACGGTTAGAGAGAACAGCATGATGGGAGAACTTATCATTGAGCTTAACACAGAGCTGACAGCCAATGATGTTGTCTGGAGCCTAACTGGGGAGGATGCTGATTGGTTCTTCCTGGAAGGGCGGAGCATCAGACTCAAGGCCCCATTGGACAGAGTTCTGGACCGGGAG gttcAGGGCCCAGTCCTGATGGCAGCGTTGACCTGCTTTGAGGAGGACATTGTGCAG agtgaGTACAGGATCATGGTGGAGATTCTGAATGAGAATGATAACACTCCTGAGTTTGTGGAGAGCACCATTCAGCCTCGCAACATCAGTGAG CTGGCTGAGGTGAATACAGTGGTGTTTACAGTCCAGGCCACAGATGCAGATGATGACACCATCATGTACTCCATCGACCAGACCTCG CCTGATGCTGCATACTTCAGAGTGGATCTCCCTAACAGTGGAGAGGTGATACTGGCCAAGCCTCTGGACTACGAGACCAAAACACAACTAGAGATTACCATATCCGCTTTG GAGATTAACACTGCAGAGAAGTTCAACACCAGTGCCATCCTGATCGTGAATATCTTGGACAGAGACGACCAGTACCCACATTTCCTGCCGTGCACGCCCATCTCCAACGACCAATCAAATCGTGTCTGCACCAATCCCATCTACATGGTTAACATCACAGAAGGCGAACAG GACATTCTTCTGGACTTCTCTCCCGGGCCAATCAATgctgtggatggagacagaggccTCCGCACACCTCTCAGCTACAGCATCCtgtcag GGGCTGATAGCGGGCATTTCGTGATGGATGAGCTGACAGGGGAGGTGCGTCTGACAAGAGGAGTAGAGAACAGACTACAGACACCCACACTACACCTCCAAGtcatg GCATACCAGAGGAATGACCCTAGGAAGTACTCAGTTGCCACAGTGGTGGTCCGTGTTGTGGCTGTCAACCACTTTCCTCCTCAGTTCAGTTGGCCTGAATACCGTGGCTTTGTCATCGAAGGCGACAGCCCTGCCTCACTGGTCAACACTTACGGCAACACTGTGCTGCTGATACAGACACAGGACAGGGACTTCTCTGAt GGCATCAATCCCAATATGCACTACTCCCTGAGGTCCTCGTCCAATCACACACAGTTCTACCACATCACACAGGAGGGGCTTCTGATTGCCAGAACCAATCAGCTATGGccatcacagacacacagtctgAAG GTAGTGGCTGTGGATTTGGAGTCAGGTGAAATGGACACGGCTCTCATAAAGGTGGAGGTGCTGTTTGAAGGAcaaacag tcccTCAGGGCCAATTGGGGGATGGGCTTCTTCCTGGTAGCTGTGCAGTGGGCAAGGCTATGGGTATGGTCATCCTGGGGCTAACTCTGTTAGGCTGCACTCTGTATGCACTGCAGCATGTACTCCAGACATACAGAGGACTGAAGGACCCAGAGGACAGGGGCTGTATAGCCCAGGGGAAGCACCCCAACGTG AGATTACAATGCTTCCAACTG GTGAGTCACAGTAGTCCCATGCCAGTACTGGAtgaggtgaaatttaaaaaagagGGTCTGAGCAGCTCCACCTCCAAGCTACTGGGCAGTCAGAGCATCTACAGTCCTGCAGACTTCAACTCTTCTCCACTCAATGCTTTACCTATAGCTATACCCTCAACGACCTACATCCAGCCTATACTACCCAGCACCACTCCTACAGACCCCAGTCATTGCCCTGCTTCACCCAACTCCTCCCATACACCTGCTACAACCACCACACCTGAACTACTCACAACATCCACTCAACCCTTGGCCAACTCTAGCTTTAACACACCCACACTCCCCACACCTACCCCAAATCTGATGGATGAACCTTTATCTGCAGACAGATTTTCACATACACACCCCTTCCCTATTGCAGAAGAGGTAGGTACACCCACTCAGGTAGAAGAGACTCCTAAAGacacccacccacctacctcaCCTACCCAacagcaggtacacacaccttTACCTCCTCCCATTCCTATCAACTCACCCCCCCATGCCACCCCACCTCCTACCTCAATTAccacacctctccctctttcacctGCTGCAGACCCAATACACACTCCAGAGTGTACAGGAGATACTCACACACCTTTACTTACTCCACCCTGTCCAGAGCAGGACAGCGTTGGGACACCCCCACCTAAACCCACTACAGGGCAGGCACACATACCTGTACTGACCACACCCACCCCAGAGCAGGTAGGACCACCAGGGTACCCTGAGAAGTGCAAACTCTCCACACACAGCCCTGAGATAGCCTCCATTGGGGATGATGACTCCTTCCTGGGGGATGAGGAGGCCATCAGGAccagtgatgatgatgaggatgaagagctGGTGAGACTCTGTTTTCGAGTACAGCCCACATTCCTGATAACAGACTATGACAATGACATCACTACTGAGATCCCCCCCAGCAGTGGAGAGGACGAGGGGACTGAGAATGGCGAAGGAGTGGAGAGAGCGATGGAATTGATGGAGGGAGACaagggaggggtcgagagaggCAGTGATTATATGGAAGGAAAGGGGGGTCATTTGGAGAGCGAAGCAGAGAGCTTGAAACAGGGGAGTCAATCATCTCAACCCTGTAATACTGAGCAGGAAGTATCAGTGGGCCAATCAAAGGAGAGATAG
- the LOC110521853 gene encoding cadherin-related family member 5-like isoform X2, with product MMQPQRPCLSRWRVLLWSTLLLLSPLRVTGHPYTIVEDGLPWEAGSGDQTVRRENWNPCLEGQDVFSTVRENSMMGELIIELNTELTANDVVWSLTGEDADWFFLEGRSIRLKAPLDRVLDREVQGPVLMAALTCFEEDIVQSEYRIMVEILNENDNTPEFVESTIQPRNISELAEVNTVVFTVQATDADDDTIMYSIDQTSPDAAYFRVDLPNSGEVILAKPLDYETKTQLEITISALEINTAEKFNTSAILIVNILDRDDQYPHFLPCTPISNDQSNRVCTNPIYMVNITEGEQDILLDFSPGPINAVDGDRGLRTPLSYSILSGADSGHFVMDELTGEVRLTRGVENRLQTPTLHLQVMAYQRNDPRKYSVATVVVRVVAVNHFPPQFSWPEYRGFVIEGDSPASLVNTYGNTVLLIQTQDRDFSDGINPNMHYSLRSSSNHTQFYHITQEGLLIARTNQLWPSQTHSLKVVAVDLESGEMDTALIKVEVLFEGQTVPQGQLGDGLLPGSCAVGKAMGMVILGLTLLGCTLYALQHVLQTYRGLKDPEDRGCIAQGKHPNVRLQCFQLVSHSSPMPVLDEVKFKKEGLSSSTSKLLGSQSIYSPADFNSSPLNALPIAIPSTTYIQPILPSTTPTDPSHCPASPNSSHTPATTTTPELLTTSTQPLANSSFNTPTLPTPTPNLMDEPLSADRFSHTHPFPIAEEVGTPTQVEETPKDTHPPTSPTQQQVHTPLPPPIPINSPPHATPPPTSITTPLPLSPAADPIHTPECTGDTHTPLLTPPCPEQDSVGTPPPKPTTGQAHIPVLTTPTPEQVGPPGYPEKCKLSTHSPEIASIGDDDSFLGDEEAIRTSDDDEDEELVRLCFRVQPTFLITDYDNDITTEIPPSSGEDEGTENGEGVERAMELMEGDKGGVERGSDYMEGKGGHLESEAESLKQGSQSSQPCNTEQEVSVGQSKER from the exons ATGATGCAGCCACAGAGGCCTTGTCTGTCCAGGTGGAGGGTCCTGCTCTGGTCCACACTACTCCTCCTCAGTCCCCTCAGAGTCACAG GGCATCCCTATACAATTGTAGAAGATGGCTTGCCTTGGGAGGCCGGGAGTGGTGACCAAACTGTGAGACGAGAAAATT GGAATCCATGTCTGGAGGGCCAGGATGTGTTTTCCACGGTTAGAGAGAACAGCATGATGGGAGAACTTATCATTGAGCTTAACACAGAGCTGACAGCCAATGATGTTGTCTGGAGCCTAACTGGGGAGGATGCTGATTGGTTCTTCCTGGAAGGGCGGAGCATCAGACTCAAGGCCCCATTGGACAGAGTTCTGGACCGGGAG gttcAGGGCCCAGTCCTGATGGCAGCGTTGACCTGCTTTGAGGAGGACATTGTGCAG agtgaGTACAGGATCATGGTGGAGATTCTGAATGAGAATGATAACACTCCTGAGTTTGTGGAGAGCACCATTCAGCCTCGCAACATCAGTGAG CTGGCTGAGGTGAATACAGTGGTGTTTACAGTCCAGGCCACAGATGCAGATGATGACACCATCATGTACTCCATCGACCAGACCTCG CCTGATGCTGCATACTTCAGAGTGGATCTCCCTAACAGTGGAGAGGTGATACTGGCCAAGCCTCTGGACTACGAGACCAAAACACAACTAGAGATTACCATATCCGCTTTG GAGATTAACACTGCAGAGAAGTTCAACACCAGTGCCATCCTGATCGTGAATATCTTGGACAGAGACGACCAGTACCCACATTTCCTGCCGTGCACGCCCATCTCCAACGACCAATCAAATCGTGTCTGCACCAATCCCATCTACATGGTTAACATCACAGAAGGCGAACAG GACATTCTTCTGGACTTCTCTCCCGGGCCAATCAATgctgtggatggagacagaggccTCCGCACACCTCTCAGCTACAGCATCCtgtcag GGGCTGATAGCGGGCATTTCGTGATGGATGAGCTGACAGGGGAGGTGCGTCTGACAAGAGGAGTAGAGAACAGACTACAGACACCCACACTACACCTCCAAGtcatg GCATACCAGAGGAATGACCCTAGGAAGTACTCAGTTGCCACAGTGGTGGTCCGTGTTGTGGCTGTCAACCACTTTCCTCCTCAGTTCAGTTGGCCTGAATACCGTGGCTTTGTCATCGAAGGCGACAGCCCTGCCTCACTGGTCAACACTTACGGCAACACTGTGCTGCTGATACAGACACAGGACAGGGACTTCTCTGAt GGCATCAATCCCAATATGCACTACTCCCTGAGGTCCTCGTCCAATCACACACAGTTCTACCACATCACACAGGAGGGGCTTCTGATTGCCAGAACCAATCAGCTATGGccatcacagacacacagtctgAAG GTAGTGGCTGTGGATTTGGAGTCAGGTGAAATGGACACGGCTCTCATAAAGGTGGAGGTGCTGTTTGAAGGAcaaacag tcccTCAGGGCCAATTGGGGGATGGGCTTCTTCCTGGTAGCTGTGCAGTGGGCAAGGCTATGGGTATGGTCATCCTGGGGCTAACTCTGTTAGGCTGCACTCTGTATGCACTGCAGCATGTACTCCAGACATACAGAGGACTGAAGGACCCAGAGGACAGGGGCTGTATAGCCCAGGGGAAGCACCCCAACGTG AGATTACAATGCTTCCAACTG GTGAGTCACAGTAGTCCCATGCCAGTACTGGAtgaggtgaaatttaaaaaagagGGTCTGAGCAGCTCCACCTCCAAGCTACTGGGCAGTCAGAGCATCTACAGTCCTGCAGACTTCAACTCTTCTCCACTCAATGCTTTACCTATAGCTATACCCTCAACGACCTACATCCAGCCTATACTACCCAGCACCACTCCTACAGACCCCAGTCATTGCCCTGCTTCACCCAACTCCTCCCATACACCTGCTACAACCACCACACCTGAACTACTCACAACATCCACTCAACCCTTGGCCAACTCTAGCTTTAACACACCCACACTCCCCACACCTACCCCAAATCTGATGGATGAACCTTTATCTGCAGACAGATTTTCACATACACACCCCTTCCCTATTGCAGAAGAGGTAGGTACACCCACTCAGGTAGAAGAGACTCCTAAAGacacccacccacctacctcaCCTACCCAacagcaggtacacacaccttTACCTCCTCCCATTCCTATCAACTCACCCCCCCATGCCACCCCACCTCCTACCTCAATTAccacacctctccctctttcacctGCTGCAGACCCAATACACACTCCAGAGTGTACAGGAGATACTCACACACCTTTACTTACTCCACCCTGTCCAGAGCAGGACAGCGTTGGGACACCCCCACCTAAACCCACTACAGGGCAGGCACACATACCTGTACTGACCACACCCACCCCAGAGCAGGTAGGACCACCAGGGTACCCTGAGAAGTGCAAACTCTCCACACACAGCCCTGAGATAGCCTCCATTGGGGATGATGACTCCTTCCTGGGGGATGAGGAGGCCATCAGGAccagtgatgatgatgaggatgaagagctGGTGAGACTCTGTTTTCGAGTACAGCCCACATTCCTGATAACAGACTATGACAATGACATCACTACTGAGATCCCCCCCAGCAGTGGAGAGGACGAGGGGACTGAGAATGGCGAAGGAGTGGAGAGAGCGATGGAATTGATGGAGGGAGACaagggaggggtcgagagaggCAGTGATTATATGGAAGGAAAGGGGGGTCATTTGGAGAGCGAAGCAGAGAGCTTGAAACAGGGGAGTCAATCATCTCAACCCTGTAATACTGAGCAGGAAGTATCAGTGGGCCAATCAAAGGAGAGATAG